Proteins co-encoded in one Armatimonadota bacterium genomic window:
- a CDS encoding carotenoid oxygenase family protein: MRRFPELPIYTGFNTPDRIEADIYDLEVLEGTVPRELRGIYYHVRPDPQYPPLLGEDIYFNGDGIVSMFRFKDGHVDFRCRYVRTEKFVAERQARRALFGLYRNPYFDDESVRGLRRGTANTHVVYHAGRLYALKEDSPPVLLDPLTLKTYGYYDFEGQLTSKTFTAHPKIDPQTGEMIAFAYSATGYGTPDIAYYVISPEGHIVHEAWLRAPYASMVHDFAVTRDYVIFPIVPIMYDMERAKRGLSTFAWDSTREVYLGVLPRYGNGKDVRWFKGPNQFASHIMNAFNEGSRIYIDTPVAPGNLFPFFPDIHGGGFDRSKATPRLTRWVVDAESSRDGFESIEMSKFVGEFPRVDERYLMEPYRHGYLLVQDTDLPAHPALRSASGFQFNCLGHVDLQTGRHERWFVGPTSSLQEPTFVPRPGSTVEGDGYLLAIANRYDERRSDLLIFDALAVAEGPVAVVRLPIKLRPGLHGSWVPAERIPGFEEDRSWD, encoded by the coding sequence ATGCGACGGTTCCCGGAACTCCCCATCTACACCGGCTTCAACACCCCGGACCGCATCGAGGCAGATATCTACGACCTGGAGGTCTTGGAAGGCACGGTCCCCCGGGAGCTGCGGGGGATCTACTACCATGTGCGACCCGACCCCCAGTACCCGCCTCTTCTGGGGGAGGACATCTACTTCAACGGGGACGGGATCGTGAGCATGTTCCGGTTCAAGGATGGCCACGTGGACTTCCGGTGCCGGTACGTACGGACGGAGAAGTTCGTGGCAGAGCGGCAGGCCCGGCGGGCCCTGTTCGGGCTGTACCGGAATCCCTACTTCGACGATGAGTCCGTACGGGGCCTGCGGCGTGGGACGGCCAACACCCATGTGGTGTACCACGCGGGACGTCTGTACGCCCTCAAGGAGGACAGCCCTCCCGTCCTGCTGGATCCCCTCACCCTGAAGACCTACGGCTATTACGATTTCGAGGGGCAGCTGACCAGCAAGACCTTCACGGCCCATCCCAAGATCGACCCCCAGACGGGAGAGATGATCGCTTTTGCCTACTCCGCCACGGGCTACGGGACTCCGGACATCGCCTACTACGTCATCAGCCCGGAGGGGCACATCGTACACGAGGCTTGGTTGCGGGCTCCCTACGCCTCCATGGTCCACGACTTCGCGGTGACCCGGGACTACGTGATCTTCCCCATCGTCCCCATCATGTACGACATGGAACGGGCCAAGCGGGGGCTATCGACCTTCGCCTGGGACAGCACCCGGGAGGTCTACCTGGGCGTTCTCCCGCGGTACGGGAACGGTAAGGACGTCCGGTGGTTCAAGGGGCCCAACCAGTTCGCCTCCCACATCATGAACGCCTTCAACGAGGGCAGCCGCATCTACATCGACACGCCCGTGGCCCCCGGGAACCTCTTCCCCTTCTTCCCTGACATCCACGGAGGGGGATTCGATCGGTCGAAGGCCACCCCACGACTTACGCGGTGGGTGGTGGACGCGGAGAGCTCCCGGGACGGGTTCGAGAGCATCGAGATGTCCAAGTTCGTCGGGGAGTTCCCGCGGGTGGACGAGCGGTACCTCATGGAGCCCTACCGGCACGGGTACCTCTTGGTGCAGGATACCGACCTCCCCGCGCATCCCGCGCTCCGGTCCGCCAGCGGCTTCCAGTTCAACTGCCTGGGGCATGTGGACCTGCAGACAGGGCGCCATGAGCGGTGGTTCGTGGGTCCCACCTCGTCCCTCCAGGAACCCACCTTTGTCCCGCGACCGGGCAGCACGGTGGAGGGGGATGGGTACCTTCTTGCCATCGCGAACCGCTACGACGAGCGACGGTCGGACCTGCTCATCTTCGACGCCCTGGCGGTGGCAGAAGGCCCCGTGGCGGTGGTCCGGCTGCCCATCAAGCTCCGTCCCGGCCTGCACGGCAGTTGGGTTCCCGCGGAGCGAATTCCGGGCTTCGAGGAGGACCGCAGCTGGGACTGA